The following proteins are encoded in a genomic region of Cyclonatronum proteinivorum:
- a CDS encoding RtcB family protein, with translation MKKTITTEKIPLYLWLDDLEDGALLQALDLANLPVAFHHIAIMPDSHIGFGMPIGGILATRDAVVPNAVGVDIGCGMCSLRTSLTGLHPAQLREIMGLIRRLVPVGFQHHKEDQPESVMPALPDESSRLTPVSEREFAKARRQVGTLGGGNHFIELQQGSDGYVWIMIHSGSRNIGLQVAEHYHKLAMARTEARKEKGAVPKDLSFFRADDPLYHAYLAEMRFCIAFALANRKLMMQRVQEAVAAVAGDISFSGFINKPHNFADTETHYGEEVLVHRKGATRAREGEPGMIPGSQGSPSYIVRGKGNPLSFASCSHGAGRVMSRNAARRKLDLKAEQQKLEKMGVLHAVRGKRDLDEAPSSYKNIRKVMANQQDLVEIVTELKPLAVIKG, from the coding sequence ATGAAAAAGACGATAACAACTGAAAAAATCCCCCTTTACCTGTGGCTTGATGATCTTGAGGATGGTGCCCTGTTACAGGCGCTTGACCTGGCGAACCTGCCGGTCGCCTTTCACCATATCGCGATCATGCCGGATTCGCACATCGGGTTCGGGATGCCGATCGGCGGCATTCTCGCCACGAGGGACGCGGTCGTGCCGAATGCGGTCGGGGTCGATATCGGCTGCGGGATGTGCTCGCTGCGTACGAGCCTCACCGGGCTGCACCCTGCGCAGTTGCGTGAAATCATGGGCCTGATCAGGCGGCTCGTACCGGTCGGGTTTCAGCACCACAAGGAGGATCAGCCGGAAAGCGTGATGCCCGCGCTGCCCGACGAAAGCAGCAGGCTTACACCGGTTTCTGAGCGCGAATTCGCGAAAGCGCGTCGTCAGGTTGGCACGCTCGGGGGCGGGAATCACTTCATTGAGCTGCAGCAGGGCAGCGACGGTTATGTGTGGATCATGATTCACTCCGGCTCGCGCAATATCGGACTTCAGGTGGCAGAGCATTATCACAAGCTCGCGATGGCACGAACCGAAGCGCGCAAAGAAAAAGGTGCCGTACCCAAGGATCTATCGTTTTTCCGCGCAGACGACCCGCTTTATCACGCCTACCTCGCGGAGATGCGCTTTTGCATCGCTTTTGCCCTCGCCAACCGCAAGCTGATGATGCAGCGCGTACAGGAGGCCGTTGCAGCAGTAGCGGGCGATATAAGCTTTTCGGGCTTCATCAACAAACCGCACAACTTCGCAGATACGGAAACACACTACGGCGAGGAGGTGCTTGTGCACCGCAAAGGCGCAACCCGCGCCCGGGAAGGCGAACCCGGCATGATACCGGGCTCGCAGGGATCGCCCTCTTATATCGTGCGCGGCAAGGGCAACCCGCTCTCGTTTGCGTCGTGCTCGCACGGGGCCGGTCGCGTGATGAGCCGCAACGCCGCCCGCCGGAAACTCGACCTCAAAGCCGAACAGCAAAAGCTCGAAAAGATGGGCGTGCTGCATGCCGTACGCGGGAAGCGCGATCTTGACGAGGCCCCATCCTCCTACAAAAACATCCGGAAGGTTATGGCCAATCAGCAGGATTTAGTGGAAATCGTAACCGAGCTGAAACCCCTCGCGGTCATCAAAGGCTAA
- the hflC gene encoding protease modulator HflC: protein MKNIILIATAIALFVVGLNAMFIVDEKNQAIVTQFGRPVGEPITSPGLQFKIPFIQKVQFFDRRFLEWDGDANQIPTSDKKFIFVDTFARWEITDALQFFLRLRDERGAQSRLDDILDGETRNAVASNDLLDLVRSTNREPEVTEDFLDDIETLEDISIGRDAIEALVLERANERVLDLGIRILDFRFKRVNYVEDVQQNVFDRMISERNRIADQFRSEGQGEARVILGEMERELARIRSEARREAQQIRGRADAEATRIYAEAFNRNNVSRDLYQFLRTMEAFEKTMDENTTVILSTDSEFYRFLMGGN, encoded by the coding sequence ATGAAGAACATCATTCTTATTGCAACAGCCATTGCCCTTTTCGTCGTCGGACTCAACGCCATGTTTATCGTTGACGAAAAAAATCAGGCCATCGTAACGCAGTTCGGACGCCCGGTCGGCGAGCCGATCACCAGCCCCGGACTTCAGTTCAAAATCCCCTTCATTCAGAAAGTACAGTTTTTCGACCGCCGCTTTCTGGAATGGGATGGCGACGCCAATCAGATTCCGACCAGCGATAAAAAGTTCATCTTCGTTGATACCTTTGCCCGCTGGGAAATCACCGACGCGCTGCAGTTCTTCCTGCGTTTGCGCGACGAGCGCGGGGCACAATCCCGCCTTGACGACATCCTCGACGGTGAAACCCGGAACGCCGTCGCCAGCAACGACCTCCTCGACCTGGTCCGCTCCACCAACCGCGAACCCGAAGTCACCGAAGATTTCCTCGACGATATCGAAACCCTCGAAGACATCTCCATCGGCCGCGACGCCATCGAAGCCCTCGTACTCGAACGCGCCAACGAACGCGTACTCGATCTCGGCATACGGATTCTCGATTTCCGCTTCAAGCGCGTCAACTACGTCGAAGACGTACAGCAAAACGTATTCGACCGCATGATTTCCGAGCGAAACCGGATTGCCGATCAGTTCCGCTCAGAAGGTCAGGGCGAAGCCCGCGTCATTTTGGGCGAAATGGAACGCGAACTCGCGCGTATCCGCTCTGAAGCCCGCCGCGAAGCCCAGCAAATCCGCGGCCGCGCCGACGCCGAAGCCACGCGCATTTACGCTGAAGCCTTCAACCGTAACAACGTATCGCGCGATCTGTACCAGTTCCTCCGCACCATGGAAGCCTTCGAAAAAACCATGGATGAGAACACAACCGTAATTCTCTCCACCGACAGCGAATTCTACCGCTTCCTCATGGGCGGCAATTAA
- the purU gene encoding formyltetrahydrofolate deformylase — MTSDTATAIFLVQCPDQRGLVASISGFFFQRQFNILGCQQYSDLLTGNYFMRIEVALADLRTSRRQLEEDFGTFGAELSLNWSVHYTDEKQRVAILVSKTSHCLYDLLLRWKEGELDCDIPLIISNHPDLEAVANQFKVPFHCLPVNAETKPQQEAQIRRLLETHHIDLVVLARYMQVLSSDFVQAWDGRVINIHHAFLPAFQGANPYQRAYERGVKMIGATAHYATEDLDEGPIIEQDVQRVMHEETPAELKQIGRDVERIVLSRAVQAHLEQRIIVSGRRTIIFRR, encoded by the coding sequence ATGACGTCCGATACGGCTACGGCCATTTTTCTGGTGCAATGCCCCGATCAGCGGGGGCTTGTTGCCTCCATCAGTGGTTTTTTCTTTCAGCGGCAGTTTAATATTCTGGGGTGTCAGCAATACTCTGATTTGCTGACCGGTAATTACTTCATGCGCATTGAAGTCGCTCTTGCGGATTTGCGTACTTCGCGGCGGCAGCTTGAAGAAGATTTCGGCACTTTTGGTGCGGAACTTTCTCTCAACTGGTCGGTGCATTATACCGACGAAAAACAGCGTGTTGCCATTTTGGTTTCCAAAACTTCGCACTGTCTGTATGATCTGCTGCTGCGCTGGAAGGAGGGTGAGCTCGACTGCGATATCCCGCTCATTATCAGCAACCATCCCGATCTTGAAGCGGTTGCCAATCAGTTTAAGGTGCCGTTTCACTGTTTGCCGGTAAATGCTGAAACCAAGCCGCAACAGGAGGCGCAGATTCGGCGGCTGCTTGAAACCCATCACATTGATCTTGTGGTGCTTGCACGCTATATGCAGGTGCTTTCGTCGGATTTTGTGCAGGCGTGGGATGGCCGCGTGATCAACATTCATCATGCTTTTCTGCCGGCCTTTCAGGGGGCAAATCCGTATCAGCGGGCGTATGAGCGGGGTGTGAAGATGATCGGAGCGACCGCGCACTATGCAACCGAGGATCTTGATGAGGGGCCCATCATTGAACAGGATGTGCAGCGTGTTATGCACGAGGAAACGCCGGCTGAGCTCAAGCAAATCGGGCGGGATGTGGAGCGCATTGTGCTCTCGCGTGCGGTTCAGGCGCACCTGGAACAGCGGATCATTGTGTCGGGCCGGCGGACCATTATTTTCCGGCGCTGA
- a CDS encoding formate/nitrite transporter family protein yields the protein MSAQNKDEAPDQKSRFDAYDPNEVAERVLKVGVKKTRSPFHKTMVLGILGGSFISLGALWDIYVRAHPAVEPGAAFILGPIFYAMGYILAFIAGAEIFTTNNLAAMSWASGKVTLWEITRNWTLVLFANLIGAASIAGLFLISGLANQYDGALIDTAKTIAAIKVSFTPLQTIVIGIFGNLFICAGLWVAMAGRSVTDQFFSLLLPVAAVPAMNFQHCTGNMFQFFMALATESPTVDLELPSQITFWSISANLFYVAVGNIIGGGVFIALVYYFVFIRK from the coding sequence ATGTCAGCACAGAACAAAGACGAAGCTCCTGATCAGAAAAGCCGTTTCGACGCCTACGATCCGAACGAGGTAGCCGAACGGGTTCTCAAAGTTGGGGTTAAGAAGACCCGGTCGCCTTTCCATAAAACGATGGTGCTTGGCATTTTGGGCGGCTCTTTTATTTCACTTGGTGCGCTTTGGGATATTTATGTGCGTGCGCATCCTGCGGTTGAACCGGGCGCGGCTTTTATTCTGGGGCCGATTTTTTATGCCATGGGGTATATACTGGCCTTCATTGCCGGTGCCGAAATCTTTACAACCAACAATCTTGCCGCCATGAGCTGGGCTTCGGGCAAAGTTACCCTCTGGGAAATCACCCGAAACTGGACCCTTGTTCTCTTCGCCAACCTTATAGGGGCAGCTTCCATTGCCGGTCTCTTCCTGATCTCAGGACTTGCGAATCAGTATGATGGTGCCCTCATTGATACGGCAAAAACCATAGCTGCAATCAAGGTTTCCTTCACCCCGCTGCAAACCATCGTGATCGGCATTTTTGGGAACCTGTTTATTTGTGCCGGACTCTGGGTTGCCATGGCGGGCCGTTCTGTAACCGATCAGTTTTTCTCCCTGCTTCTGCCGGTAGCTGCTGTGCCTGCCATGAACTTTCAGCACTGTACGGGCAACATGTTTCAATTCTTCATGGCGCTTGCCACCGAATCCCCCACAGTCGATCTCGAACTGCCTTCTCAAATCACCTTTTGGTCCATCAGTGCAAATCTATTCTATGTGGCCGTAGGCAACATCATAGGTGGGGGCGTCTTTATTGCGCTGGTGTACTACTTTGTGTTCATCCGCAAATAA
- the hflK gene encoding FtsH protease activity modulator HflK, which produces MMKQHVLKIVLGLVLLAGLWTSVHTIAPEEEGVVVTLGKYNRTLLPGLNFILPFGIETIYKIPVQRQLKQEFGFRTVQAGQRTTYSKSPYMDESIMLTGDLNIADVEWVVQYRIVDSYRFLFRVRNAEETLRVMSESVMRKIVGDRTVNEVLTVGRQEIATRAEELLQAMSDEYENGIRIDQIVLQDVNPPDPVKPSFNEVNQAQQQRETLINQAEAEYNREVPRARGEAREMIELAEAYALNRVNDAIGDAARFNSIYTEYILAPEVTRQRLYLETMERVLPTMGSKIIVDERGNNVLPLLNLEQTRRGAN; this is translated from the coding sequence ATGATGAAGCAGCATGTGCTCAAAATTGTTTTGGGCCTTGTGTTGCTCGCAGGTCTCTGGACTTCCGTGCATACCATCGCCCCGGAAGAAGAAGGCGTCGTTGTTACGCTCGGCAAGTACAACCGCACATTGCTGCCGGGCCTCAACTTTATTCTGCCGTTCGGCATTGAAACCATCTACAAAATCCCGGTACAGCGGCAGCTCAAGCAGGAATTCGGCTTCCGCACCGTACAGGCGGGACAGCGTACAACCTACAGCAAATCTCCCTACATGGATGAATCCATCATGCTCACCGGCGACCTCAACATCGCCGATGTTGAGTGGGTTGTGCAATACCGCATTGTGGATAGCTACCGCTTCCTGTTCCGCGTACGCAATGCCGAAGAAACCCTGCGCGTGATGTCAGAATCCGTCATGCGTAAAATCGTGGGCGACCGCACGGTAAACGAAGTCCTCACTGTCGGGCGTCAGGAAATCGCGACCCGCGCCGAAGAGCTTCTGCAGGCGATGTCCGACGAGTATGAAAACGGCATTCGCATTGATCAGATCGTACTTCAGGATGTAAATCCGCCCGATCCTGTGAAGCCATCCTTCAACGAAGTAAATCAGGCTCAGCAGCAGCGTGAAACGCTCATCAACCAGGCCGAAGCCGAATACAACCGCGAAGTACCGCGCGCGCGCGGGGAAGCCCGGGAAATGATCGAGCTCGCCGAAGCCTACGCCCTCAACCGCGTAAACGACGCCATCGGAGACGCTGCCCGCTTCAACTCTATTTACACCGAGTACATCCTTGCCCCCGAAGTTACGCGGCAGCGCCTCTACCTCGAAACCATGGAGCGCGTACTGCCAACCATGGGCAGCAAAATTATTGTAGACGAAAGAGGCAACAACGTACTGCCCCTCCTCAACCTCGAACAAACCAGAAGGGGAGCCAACTAA